From the genome of Alkalihalobacillus sp. TS-13:
GTGCTGGTATCATCATGATTGCAACCGTATTTGCACAGGTAGGCCTCCCGATGGAAGTCGTAGCCCTATTGACAGCAGTCGATGCACTGGTCGGCATGGGCTGCACTACATTGAATGTAACTGGAGACCTTGTCGGTACAACACTTATTGATAAAACAGAGAAACACAAAACTGAAGAAGTTTCGGTTTAAGCTGTAGGACTGTTCAGTGAGGTTGGGCAGTCCTTTTTTGTCAGCCCTGTGAAGTGTGATGTATGGCGCTTTAGCGGACACCAGCGCTCTGATTTATATGAATTAGCTGAAAACATGGCTTTATGCAGGAATCATACGGACACTCCAGTGCACAAAACGAGGTAAAAGTGCTTTATGAACATTTCATACGGACACTCAAGTGCACTTGTAAGGTCTTGTGTGTCAGTTAAAGCGGCATTCCTACCATTCTTTACCTAAAATAAAGAACACCTCTGTTTTCGGAGGTGTTTTTCCCTGGTTCCATTCTAAATTTCTAAAATGACGGTCGTTTTCTGACCGGGATGATCTGTCCTCTTATCTCACCTTCTGGATGTTGTTCCGTGTAAACATTGATATACATGAGCCCTTCATCCATGAGGAGGATCAAGTCACTCACATTTTCCACCCCTTCATCATTGCTGATGATGTTTTTATCTGTAATGGTGCCTGCTATTAGACCGTTCTGGATGCCTGTACTGGCTTGTTCTTCAAAAGAAGTCAGTTCATCACCTTTTAATAAGACAGTTGCTTGGCCATTTTGCCCAATTGCGCCGAAATGGATATGTGCTTGTACGAAATTACGGATGTCGTCCACCTTGAAAATGAACTTGATTTTGGTTTGTGAACCATTTGCGACGAGTTTAGCCATCCCGTAAGCTTCCGTATCTACTGTAGGGACATGATTGTTACCGCTCAACCTAACGTTATACTTTTGCAAATTTACCACCTCCTGAATTGCAAGAGAAACTATATTATCGTATTCACGGGGTAGACAGGTTGTATGGTCGAACGTACCGATTGTCCAAATGTTTGTCGAAGATTAGACACAGTCACACCCGCCCAGTTCCTTCATATAATGCTTAAAAGGAATGAGCCCAGGGACAGGGAGAGGGTATGGATGAAATTCACAGTGCAGTATATCCCGCTGAACAAGATCAAACCGGATCTGTCAGTGAAAATTACCGAACAAATCAAGAAGCTGCAAAGCCTGATGTGGGATTGTATGTATATCTTAGTCGTGAAAAAGAACCGGGCTGACGGAACGTATACCCTTTTGAGTGGCCGCGAACGCTATGATCACTTGCGGAACGAAACACGAAATGTCTATGCACCATGTATTGTGGATGACAGTGATCCTTCGAAAGTGAAGGCGATCTTTTTGCGAATTAGGAACAAGCAGCCTCTGGACGATTTCCCGTTGACACCGAAAAGCTGGGCGATCGTCCGTACTTTTTTGAGAAAAGAACCCCGCTTCCACAAGCTCTCACGCTACCAGCAAATCAAAGTCCTCCTTCTAGGCGCGAGATACAAACGTACCGTGATCCTCTCCATGCAGAACAGGGTGGAGCAGCTTTTGAAGGATTAAATTTCACATAAAATATCAGCGCTACATCATATAAAGTTCTGCTACTAAACTAGTAGAGCTTTTTTGTTGAATTTGATACATTGGTGCACTAAAATGAAAAGACTTAATATTTCGAAAGAAGGCGCAACTTATGAAGCTCCATGTCCAATTTCCTTTTTTTACGCTCGGACTGATCATTTTCAGTTATGGGATTTCCGTAGCGATCCAGGTGCAGCATCTGGGGGTCCATCCATGGGATGTATTGAACATTGCGTTATTTGAAAAATTCGGTCTTACCATTGGGACCTGGGCTGTCCTTGTAGGAGTCGTACTTGTCGGTGTTTCCTTCTTCCTGGATCGCAGCTATATCAAAATGGGGACTTTCCTGAATGCATTGGCTGTAGGGCCGCTGGTCGATCTGTTCCTTTATCTCGAGATTTTTCCGCAATCATCATCTACTTTTACAGATGTCCTCGTTTTGTTTTTAGGTATTGTGCTGATGGGGATTGGCGGCGGGATGTATTCCGGAGCAAGGATCGGAGCCGGTCCAAGGGATGGCTTCATGCTTTCGATTTCTGATAAGCTTGGGATGTCGATAAGCCGCGTGCGGATTATGGTGGAAAGCATCGTGCTCTTATTGGGATGGCTGCTTGGCGGACCTGTTTTCATTTTTACTTTCGTCATCACGTTTATACAGAGCCCGATTTTCCAATATTCCTATCTGATCACAACCAAATGGAGCAATAAGCTATCCGCACCATTCAAACCGAAGAAAGATGTGCGTTCTGCTTAAAATCTCTTCAAAAAACTGTCGATTTTATCGGCAGTTTTTCTTTTGGTTAAAATTACCGAACGGAAAGTTTACTGTCAATATTGACATTTCTGAAAATTATACGGTATTATGTACAATGTATACATTATACATTTAGAGAGGTTTTTTATGGAAAACTTTAAAATGAAACCGGTTAAAAAGAAAAAAACAACAAAAGAAATTGTTTATGATCAGATTAAAAATGCGATTTTGACAGGTATGATTCCAAAGCATGAAATGCTTACGGAAACTTCACTTGCCGAAACGTTAGAAACATCAAGGACACCTATAAGGGAAGCTGTTTCTGAGTTGCTTAAAGAAGGGCTTTTGGTCCACATACCCAGGAAAGGCTTTAAGGTAAGGGAAATAACAGAAAGCGAAAAAGATCAAATCATCTTTCTGCGCCGATCTATTGAGGCTGAAGGGTTAAGGAATTTAGCTTCAGTAGTCTCTATCGAACAAATCAAATTACTTAGAGAAATCGTTAATAACCAAGAAGAAGCTATGAAAGAGAATAATCGCATTAAATATATCGAACTAGATCAATTTTTCCATAGGAAAATATTGGAGTTTGCAAACCAAAACCTTTTAGAACAAATTTTAAAAGAGGTTTACAATCTTACACGGTTGATCGGTCACACTGCTTTGATGAAGGAAGGCCGTATGGGGGAAGTCATAAGGGAACATAAAGAAATCATCGATGCTTTGGAAGCCCATGATGCATCAAAAGCAAAAGAATTGATGATCGGTCACTTAGAAAAGACTTGGGATACAGTAAGATCCGTTGAAAATAACTAAGCTTATCATTGTAAAAATGTAAGCGTTAACAGGTGGGGGAATTATGAAACATACAGATGAAAAGAAAAAAAGTAACCCTTTTATAGTGGAAATAGGGGGCGAAATGAAGGAACTTGAAATCAACAAAGCATATTGTATCGGTTATGCAGGGAGAAATAAAGAAAAAACGTGGGAGCATGTAAAGGAGCTCGCTGAAATTGGCGTCCCAGAACCTGAAGAAGTCCCTTCACTATATCCAGTCAGCACAAGCAGTTTAAGCCATGGGCAGAACATTGAAGTAATCGGTGATAAAACGAGTGGTGAAGCTGAAATCGTATTGATATTCGGTAATTCTTCAAATGAGGTTTATGTCACAGTTGGCAGTGATCACACGGACCGTGCACTTGAGACCGTAGACATCAATAAGTCGAAACAAGTGTGTGACAAACCCTTCGCGGCCAAAGCATGGTCGTTTGAAAAGGTAAAAGACCATTGGGACCAGTTAGAGTTGTCTTCACAGATATACTTGAATGGTGAATGGGTCGACTATCAAAAAGATACAATTGACGCAATCATTCCTTACGAAGAAATAAAAGAATACTTGATTCAAAAAAATGTTCCGCTCAAGAATAGCATCGTATTCTCTGGGACTGTCCCATTACTGGATGGATTCAAATACGGGGACAAGTTCAGAATGGTATTTTCGGATCCTTCAAATGGTGATCAAATAACCGCAGAATACGAGATCAATAATTTAATTGATTAGGGGGGAGTAAGGATGAAGTTTTCTCTATACCAGATGGATATTATCCCAGGAGACCCGGAAAGAAACAGGCAAAAAGTCAAGGCGTGGATTGAGAAAGAAGTGAATGAAAATGCCCCTGATACGGTTGTCCTGCCAGAAATGTGGACGACTGCTTATACTTTGGATGAATTAGATGGGTTAGCTGATCGTAATGGTGAACCTACGTGTAGCTTTTTAATGGAATTAGCAGCAAAATATGAGATTAATATAATTGGAGGTTCAGTTGCGAATCAATTAGATGGAAAAATCTACAATTCATCTTTCGTTTTCAACCGTAAAGGAGAGCAGGTATATCAGTACGATAAAGTACATCTTGTACCGATGCTGGATGAGCCAAACTTCCTGACTGGAGGAGAAAAAGCGGCTGAAGTCTTTGAACTTGATGGTGTTAAGATGGGCGTCATTATTTGTTATGACTTGCGGTTCCCTGAGCTTATCCGTTCGTTAGCCATCGAAGGTGCCCAAATCTTATTCATCGTCGCAGAATGGCCTTTAGCACGCCGAAATCACTGGGTGACCCTTCAAAAGTCGAGGGCTATTGAAAACCAGATGTACGTGCTGTCCTGTAATCGGATCGGCTCCTATGACGGTGTCGAATTCAGCGGTACCTCAATGGTGACTGACCCGTGGGGAGATGTATTGATAAAAGGTAGTGTCGAAGAGGAAGAATCCCTAACGATTGTGCTCGATTTAGAGAAGGTTAAGAAGGTTAGAACTGATGTACCTATTTTCACAAGCAGGGTACCTCAATTATATAAAAAAGAGTTATAAGGGGAGGAAACGATTATGAAGGTTAAAAAGTTAATGGCAGTCAGCTTGTTTGCTTTGTTGCTTGTCGTTGCGACAGCTTGTTCTGGAGGAGGAAGCGAAGGTGACAGTATAACGCTTAAGCTTGCCCACTCAGGTTCTGAATCACATCAATATCATATTGCAGCTGAAAAATTTAAAGAGTTAGTTGAAGAGAAATCCGAGGGTTCTGTAAAAGTAGAAATCCATGGGAATGCAACCCTTGGAAGTGAAGCTGATGTAATTGAACAGGTAATGGATGGATCTGTGGATATGACCACTGTTGCAGCAGATAGTTCTTTTGCAAATACAGTTCCTGAAATGAATGTTTTCGGAATCCCGTATCTATTTAACGATGCGGAACATGTTTATAGCACATTGGATGGTGAAGTTGGAAAAGAGCTGTTGAGTCTAGTTGATGACCAAAATATGAAAGGGCTTGGCTATTGGGAAGTTGGTTTCAGACATTTAACGAACAATAAAAAAGAAATCAAAACACCTGATGATGTAAAAGGATTAAAAGTACGTGTGCAACCAGCTCCTGTTTGGGAAGCTCATATGAAAGCCCTTGGAGCAAGTCCGACTCCTGTTGACTTCAATGAATTATACTCTGCGCTTGATCAAGGTGTGGTAGACGGGCAAGAAAACCCATTGCCTACCATCGACTCTATGAAATTTTATGAGGTTCAAAAATATGTAGCATTGACAGCACATACCTATTCTCCCGCAGTTGTCGTTATGAGCAATAATGCTTGGGACAAGCTTAATGAAGACCAACAAAAGCTTGTACAAGAGGCAGTTTCAGAAACTACAAAATACCATAGAGAAACATTAGCTGAAAAAGAACAGGAAATCCAAAATAAACTTGAAGAAAATGGGGTAACCATTACTAAACCAGACCGTGATGCATTCCGTGAAGCGACTAAGGACGTAAAAAACGCTGTTAGTTCACAGGTACCTGAAGATTTGATCAATAAAATCAAACAATAATTACTGTAGGGGATGACTCTTGAACAATGTACCCGGCACCCCAAGTCAGGTTCTTGTGAGTCAATCCCCTATTAATTTAAGAAAGGGGGAGGCTGTATGGTCTTCAATAAAATAGATGCCTTTCTAGGGAAACTGCTTGAAGTAATCATTACAATCTGTTTGTCAGCTACTGTAGTGATCACTTTTTTACAAGTCATATTTCGTTACGTTTTGAAACAGCCTCTGAGCTGGTCACAGGAAGCGTTAATGATCAGTTTTGTCTATAGTGTCTTGTTTGGTGCCGCGCTAGCTATCAGAAATCGGGATCATCTGACAGTGGATATGATGGAAAATGCACCAAAACTTTTATCTAAAATTCTGGAGATTATTGAATTCATCGTTGTAGGGATCGTAATCGTGGTCCTTCTTTACTTCGGTTATCTTCTGGTGATGGATAATTTTGCATCAGGGCAGATTCTTGGGATATTACCTATACAGAAAGCTTATGTATATCTAGCCGTACCATTGAGTGCCCTATTTATGATCTATTACCATATTAAGAAGGTGTTTACATGATTTGGCTAGTTGTACTATTGTTTCTATTAATACTCATACGAATCCCGATTGCCTTCGCACTAGGGTTCATTTCTATTCTTGGGATTTTCCTAGCAGATCCTGGGCTGCTTATAAATGTTCCGAGAAAAGTGTTCAGCGGGGTAAATAATTTCACTCTAGTAGCTGTACCGTTGTTTATCTTAGCTGGCGAAATCATGTCCAAGGGCGGTATTTCGAAGCGCTTGATCAATTTTTCCAAAACACTTGTAGGCCCACTTCCAGGAGGTTTAGCTATGGTCGTGGTTCTTGCGAGCGTGTTCTTTTCTGCATTGACTGGGACGGCGATAGCTGCAGCTGCAGCGATTGGCGGCATGATGATCCCAGCTATGAACAAAGAGGGATATGATGTCAGGTTTTCATCAAGTTTAGTGGCGACATCGGCAACAATCGGACCGATCATCCCGCCAAGTATTGTCTTGATTTTATATGGAGTAATCGCAAGTGTCTCTATCGGGGATCTCTTTATAGCTGGGGTCATTCCTGGTTTGTTAATGGGTATTGGTCTTATGGCTTACAGTTATTACGTAGGGAAAAAAGAAGGATACCGTTCGAGTGATCGAAGAGCAACATTAAAAGAGGTGGCAATTGGTGCTAAGGATGCTATACTCGCTTTGATCATGCCGGTCATTATCATCGGGGGGATTGTTTCAGGGGTATTCACCCCAACTGAATCTGGTGTCATAGCGGTCGTTTATGCCTTAATCATCGGGATGTTTGTATATAGAGAAATCTCTTTAAAAGACCTATGGCCAATCATGCTTGAAACTGCAAAGACAACGGCAGCGATTGTATTTTTGATCGGAAGTGCTTCACTTTTTATCTGGTTCTTATCGTTCAACCGAATCCCGAATCAATTAATTGAGATGATGGGGAATGTTTCAGAGAACCCGATTTTATTGTTACTTATTATTAATATCGTCTTGTTAATTGCAGGAACATTTATTGATACTATCAGTGCTGTCTCAATTTTCACACCGTTGTTCTTACCACTGGTATTAGCTGGCGGTATTGATCCAGTCCATTTCGGTATTATTTTAGCCGTCAACCTCACAATCGGTATGGTCACTCCTCCATTAGGGGTATGTTTGTTTGTGACGTCTTCAATTGCGAAAATAGGTGTACCGAAAATGTTTAAATATTTATTCCCGCAAATTGCAATTCTGATCATAATACTTTTGATCATCACTTATATCCCGGAAGTAATCTTATTCCCGGTTGAACTTTTTAAATAAGGTAATGTGTTAAAATATATCAGCACCACAATTAGTGGTGTTTTTCCTTTATATTTGTGTGTCCATAACCATTACTCCTATAGAATTGAAAGGGTGCAACTATCAACATGACTAAAACAGAAGAAATCGTTACATCATTGCTGAAGGCCCATGAGGAGAAAAAGCAGCTTTCTTCCCTCGATACAGAAGGCTATTCAACAGAAGAAGCGCTATATGAGGTTCAAGATGAATTTATTCAACGTTGGAGCGGTGACGAGGCTGATCCCGTGAAAGGGTATAAGATCAGTTTGACGAATAAAGGCCTGCAAAAGGTTTTCCATACCGATGCGCCTGTCTATGGTACATTAACGGATCAAACGGTGTTGAAAGATGGTGTGTTGAGCAAAAGAGAGTTCTTCGATCCGCTTGTCGAAGCCGAGCTGATGTTTATAATTAGAGAGGACATTCCGCCATCCGCGAATTCAGCAGAAATCCTTGAAAATTCTCTTATTGCACCTGGTTTTGAAATACCGGATTGCCGTATTGCAGATTGGTTTCCAAAAATCTCGATTGGTGAGTTGATCGCCGATAACGCAGTCACCGGTAAAGTGGTTGTGGGTGAACCGATAAAAGTGACACCTGCAATCCCGTTGGACAACCTCTCTGTCAAGGTTTATCACGATGGCGAAGAAGTGGCTGAAGGACCGTCTGCTTATGTATTGGATAACCCATTGAATGCCGTTGTCTGGCTGAAAGAAATGTTAGCTTCACAAGGTAAAAGCTTGAAAAAAGGAATGACCATTTCTTCTGGCACCTTCTTCAGCCCATTTCCACTAGAGGTTGGAAAATACCGTGCCGCCTTTGATCATTTCGGTGAGGTCGAATTTGAAGTAGTAAATTAAGAGTAAAGAGGTTTACTGGACAAAAACCCGAAATATCTGAACATAAATCGAAAGTTTCTGGACAAAATTCGGAAACATCTGGACAAGAATCCAATTTATCTGGACAAAATTAATTCATCTATACATTTCGTGTTAACAGGGGGCTGTCCCAAAAGTGTCTGACACTTTTTTAGGACAGTCTCTTTTCGTCGTGCTCCTACTTTTTTAAGTGTGATAAATTTCCTCTTTATGAGAATTGAATGTCTAGAAACTTTATCCTAATATATTTAAATCTATTAAGTAATTAAAACTTTTTATCTAGTCCCTATCTATCAAATTACCTTGCATCCTCCAAAACTGATAGAAGTTATGCTTTACTAGGGGTACGTAAGAATGCACTCGTTTACATTATTTTGAAAAAATATCCACAGGGGAGGATACATAATGTTAAGGAAAAGATTCTTAAAAACACTGGCGCCTATTGCGGCGATTACCTCACTTGTCATTGGTAGTTATGCAGCTACTTCTTCTGTTGAAGCAAAACCGGACAGGAAGAAATCTGAAATCAAGAACGTCATCTTCCTGATCGGGGATGGAATGGGACCTTCATATACCACCATGTACCGGTACTTAAAGGATGATCAATCTACTAAAAACATGGAACCTACAGCGTTTGACCAATACT
Proteins encoded in this window:
- a CDS encoding CHRD domain-containing protein codes for the protein MVNLQKYNVRLSGNNHVPTVDTEAYGMAKLVANGSQTKIKFIFKVDDIRNFVQAHIHFGAIGQNGQATVLLKGDELTSFEEQASTGIQNGLIAGTITDKNIISNDEGVENVSDLILLMDEGLMYINVYTEQHPEGEIRGQIIPVRKRPSF
- a CDS encoding YitT family protein produces the protein MKLHVQFPFFTLGLIIFSYGISVAIQVQHLGVHPWDVLNIALFEKFGLTIGTWAVLVGVVLVGVSFFLDRSYIKMGTFLNALAVGPLVDLFLYLEIFPQSSSTFTDVLVLFLGIVLMGIGGGMYSGARIGAGPRDGFMLSISDKLGMSISRVRIMVESIVLLLGWLLGGPVFIFTFVITFIQSPIFQYSYLITTKWSNKLSAPFKPKKDVRSA
- a CDS encoding GntR family transcriptional regulator; this encodes MENFKMKPVKKKKTTKEIVYDQIKNAILTGMIPKHEMLTETSLAETLETSRTPIREAVSELLKEGLLVHIPRKGFKVREITESEKDQIIFLRRSIEAEGLRNLASVVSIEQIKLLREIVNNQEEAMKENNRIKYIELDQFFHRKILEFANQNLLEQILKEVYNLTRLIGHTALMKEGRMGEVIREHKEIIDALEAHDASKAKELMIGHLEKTWDTVRSVENN
- a CDS encoding DUF2848 domain-containing protein, whose amino-acid sequence is MKHTDEKKKSNPFIVEIGGEMKELEINKAYCIGYAGRNKEKTWEHVKELAEIGVPEPEEVPSLYPVSTSSLSHGQNIEVIGDKTSGEAEIVLIFGNSSNEVYVTVGSDHTDRALETVDINKSKQVCDKPFAAKAWSFEKVKDHWDQLELSSQIYLNGEWVDYQKDTIDAIIPYEEIKEYLIQKNVPLKNSIVFSGTVPLLDGFKYGDKFRMVFSDPSNGDQITAEYEINNLID
- a CDS encoding carbon-nitrogen family hydrolase; this translates as MKFSLYQMDIIPGDPERNRQKVKAWIEKEVNENAPDTVVLPEMWTTAYTLDELDGLADRNGEPTCSFLMELAAKYEINIIGGSVANQLDGKIYNSSFVFNRKGEQVYQYDKVHLVPMLDEPNFLTGGEKAAEVFELDGVKMGVIICYDLRFPELIRSLAIEGAQILFIVAEWPLARRNHWVTLQKSRAIENQMYVLSCNRIGSYDGVEFSGTSMVTDPWGDVLIKGSVEEEESLTIVLDLEKVKKVRTDVPIFTSRVPQLYKKEL
- a CDS encoding DctP family TRAP transporter solute-binding subunit, with translation MKVKKLMAVSLFALLLVVATACSGGGSEGDSITLKLAHSGSESHQYHIAAEKFKELVEEKSEGSVKVEIHGNATLGSEADVIEQVMDGSVDMTTVAADSSFANTVPEMNVFGIPYLFNDAEHVYSTLDGEVGKELLSLVDDQNMKGLGYWEVGFRHLTNNKKEIKTPDDVKGLKVRVQPAPVWEAHMKALGASPTPVDFNELYSALDQGVVDGQENPLPTIDSMKFYEVQKYVALTAHTYSPAVVVMSNNAWDKLNEDQQKLVQEAVSETTKYHRETLAEKEQEIQNKLEENGVTITKPDRDAFREATKDVKNAVSSQVPEDLINKIKQ
- a CDS encoding TRAP transporter small permease; protein product: MVFNKIDAFLGKLLEVIITICLSATVVITFLQVIFRYVLKQPLSWSQEALMISFVYSVLFGAALAIRNRDHLTVDMMENAPKLLSKILEIIEFIVVGIVIVVLLYFGYLLVMDNFASGQILGILPIQKAYVYLAVPLSALFMIYYHIKKVFT
- a CDS encoding TRAP transporter large permease, producing the protein MIWLVVLLFLLILIRIPIAFALGFISILGIFLADPGLLINVPRKVFSGVNNFTLVAVPLFILAGEIMSKGGISKRLINFSKTLVGPLPGGLAMVVVLASVFFSALTGTAIAAAAAIGGMMIPAMNKEGYDVRFSSSLVATSATIGPIIPPSIVLILYGVIASVSIGDLFIAGVIPGLLMGIGLMAYSYYVGKKEGYRSSDRRATLKEVAIGAKDAILALIMPVIIIGGIVSGVFTPTESGVIAVVYALIIGMFVYREISLKDLWPIMLETAKTTAAIVFLIGSASLFIWFLSFNRIPNQLIEMMGNVSENPILLLLIINIVLLIAGTFIDTISAVSIFTPLFLPLVLAGGIDPVHFGIILAVNLTIGMVTPPLGVCLFVTSSIAKIGVPKMFKYLFPQIAILIIILLIITYIPEVILFPVELFK
- a CDS encoding 2-keto-4-pentenoate hydratase, translated to MTKTEEIVTSLLKAHEEKKQLSSLDTEGYSTEEALYEVQDEFIQRWSGDEADPVKGYKISLTNKGLQKVFHTDAPVYGTLTDQTVLKDGVLSKREFFDPLVEAELMFIIREDIPPSANSAEILENSLIAPGFEIPDCRIADWFPKISIGELIADNAVTGKVVVGEPIKVTPAIPLDNLSVKVYHDGEEVAEGPSAYVLDNPLNAVVWLKEMLASQGKSLKKGMTISSGTFFSPFPLEVGKYRAAFDHFGEVEFEVVN